The proteins below are encoded in one region of Arthrobacter sp. CJ23:
- a CDS encoding carbohydrate ABC transporter permease, whose protein sequence is MSNTVTRGHPFSRSNLLQTVAGGYVPLVLATLVVVLPLLWMVLSSFKQPGEIVTTDLRILPESLNLDAYRTAMTTVPFAQFFLNSLVVTVVGSTIKVVLAVLTAYALVFVRFPFKNVIFVLILVALMVPAQVSILPNYILIAGMGGKNTLWGIILPGLGTAFGTFLLRQHFLTLPGSILEAAEIDGAGHWRRLWQIIVPVSVPSIATVALVTVVSEWNDYIWPLIITDRPETMTLPVGLTLLQNSESNGAGWGILMAGAVLVIIPILLVFAALQRYIVAGLTQGSVTG, encoded by the coding sequence ATGAGCAACACCGTTACCCGCGGGCACCCCTTCTCCCGGAGCAACCTCCTCCAGACCGTGGCAGGCGGTTACGTTCCGCTGGTCCTGGCCACCCTGGTGGTCGTCCTGCCGCTGCTCTGGATGGTCCTCAGCTCCTTCAAGCAGCCCGGCGAAATCGTGACCACGGATCTGCGGATCCTGCCCGAGAGCCTGAACCTGGACGCGTACCGGACTGCCATGACCACGGTTCCGTTCGCCCAGTTCTTCCTCAACAGCCTGGTGGTCACGGTGGTGGGGTCCACCATCAAAGTGGTGCTGGCCGTCCTGACCGCCTATGCGCTCGTCTTTGTCCGCTTCCCCTTCAAGAATGTGATTTTCGTGCTCATTCTTGTGGCCCTCATGGTCCCGGCCCAGGTGTCCATCCTGCCCAACTACATCCTGATCGCGGGCATGGGCGGCAAGAACACGCTCTGGGGCATCATCCTCCCGGGCCTCGGAACCGCCTTCGGCACCTTCCTCCTGCGGCAGCATTTCCTGACCCTCCCGGGCTCCATTCTCGAAGCTGCCGAGATCGACGGCGCCGGCCACTGGCGCCGACTCTGGCAGATCATCGTCCCCGTCTCCGTCCCGTCCATCGCCACCGTGGCACTGGTGACCGTGGTCAGTGAGTGGAACGACTACATCTGGCCGCTCATCATCACGGACCGTCCCGAAACCATGACCCTCCCCGTTGGCCTGACCCTGCTCCAGAACTCGGAGAGCAACGGTGCAGGCTGGGGAATCCTCATGGCCGGCGCCGTCCTGGTCATCATCCCGATCCTGCTGGTCTTCGCAGCACTGCAGCGCTACATCGTCGCGGGCCTCACCCAGGGCAGCGTCACCGGCTGA
- a CDS encoding P1 family peptidase → MGAITDVPGVRVGHAQNYDDGWLSGVTVVLPPPGTVGSVDVRGGGPGTHETDALDPTTLVPTVDAVILTGGSAFGLVSAHGAQRWCEEQGRGFPVPGGVVPIVPAAAIFDLGRGGDFAARPDEAMGYAAAAAAHASGDHADVGRGNVGAGTGALLGRGQFKGGLGTSSITLDNISQQGSVIVGAIAVVNALGMPMGLGSGASPTDAAPPALNTTLVVVVTNAVLDPAECRRTAGAAHAGLARALNPSHTLADGDTVFALATGAVVLDRTSEQARQVSLITLQSAAAEAVRLAILDGVAQAQSITTPAGEFPAYRPAGE, encoded by the coding sequence ATGGGAGCGATCACTGATGTGCCTGGAGTCCGGGTAGGACATGCCCAGAATTACGACGACGGTTGGCTGAGCGGGGTGACCGTGGTCCTGCCGCCGCCGGGAACCGTGGGATCCGTCGACGTCCGCGGTGGCGGCCCCGGCACCCACGAGACCGACGCCCTCGACCCCACCACGCTGGTGCCGACGGTGGATGCCGTTATCCTCACGGGCGGCAGCGCCTTCGGCCTGGTCAGTGCGCACGGCGCCCAGCGCTGGTGCGAGGAGCAGGGCCGCGGATTCCCGGTGCCCGGCGGCGTGGTGCCGATTGTCCCCGCAGCCGCCATCTTCGACCTCGGACGCGGCGGCGACTTTGCCGCCCGCCCGGACGAAGCCATGGGCTACGCGGCCGCCGCCGCTGCCCATGCCTCGGGCGACCACGCCGACGTCGGACGCGGCAATGTGGGCGCCGGCACCGGCGCGCTGCTGGGCCGCGGCCAGTTCAAAGGCGGATTGGGCACCTCCTCCATCACTCTCGACAACATCTCGCAGCAGGGCTCCGTGATCGTCGGAGCGATCGCTGTGGTGAATGCTCTGGGAATGCCGATGGGTCTGGGATCCGGCGCGTCCCCGACGGATGCGGCCCCTCCGGCACTCAACACAACATTGGTAGTCGTCGTCACCAACGCCGTCCTGGACCCCGCCGAGTGCAGGCGCACCGCCGGCGCCGCCCACGCCGGACTCGCCAGAGCCTTGAACCCGAGCCACACACTCGCCGACGGTGACACCGTTTTCGCGCTGGCGACAGGCGCCGTCGTGCTTGACCGGACCAGCGAGCAGGCCCGCCAGGTCTCGCTTATCACGCTGCAGAGCGCCGCGGCGGAGGCCGTGCGCCTGGCGATCCTGGACGGCGTCGCGCAGGCCCAAAGCATCACGACGCCGGCAGGCGAGTTCCCCGCGTACAGGCCCGCGGGGGAGTGA
- the rpmJ gene encoding 50S ribosomal protein L36 yields the protein MKVKPSVKQICDKCKVIRRNGRVMVICENPRHKQRQG from the coding sequence ATGAAGGTCAAGCCGAGCGTCAAGCAGATCTGCGACAAGTGCAAAGTGATCCGCCGTAATGGCCGGGTCATGGTGATCTGCGAGAACCCGCGCCACAAGCAGCGCCAGGGCTAA
- the infA gene encoding translation initiation factor IF-1 — translation MAKKDGVIEIEGVVTEALPNAMFRVELTNKHVVLAHISGKMRQHYIRILPEDRVVVELSPYDLTRGRIVYRYK, via the coding sequence ATGGCCAAGAAGGACGGGGTCATTGAGATCGAGGGCGTTGTGACTGAGGCGCTGCCCAATGCGATGTTTCGTGTTGAGCTCACCAACAAGCACGTCGTTCTCGCACACATCTCTGGGAAGATGCGTCAGCACTACATCCGAATCCTCCCTGAGGACCGAGTAGTGGTGGAGCTCAGCCCATACGACCTCACACGTGGTCGTATCGTCTACCGCTACAAGTAA
- a CDS encoding carbohydrate ABC transporter permease, with protein MTSQLTQSRPVQGSKVPGPPRRSRWTRRARRDFLVFLALALPNLALIAVFTYWPLINNVYYSTLDWTLGSASATVVGLDNYVTFFTSADAGKVLGTTAVFTLVTVGGSMVLGLLVSLALNTKVRGTTFARSAVFAPYVLSGVGVGLVWLFIFDPGYGVLAWLLRGIGQHSPQWINDPQLSLVMVIIVYVWKNLGYCAVVYLAGLQSLPQDVMEAAALDGANGFRRFLNISLPLLSPTTFFLLITTMISSLQAFDLIRIMTPLGNGTSTLIYEAYLQAFGAYNRAGYSAAISVVLFAILLVITVVQLRFVERKVHYS; from the coding sequence ATGACCTCACAACTCACGCAAAGCAGGCCTGTCCAGGGCAGCAAGGTGCCCGGGCCCCCGCGGCGATCGCGCTGGACCCGCCGGGCCCGGCGGGACTTCCTGGTTTTCCTTGCCTTGGCCCTGCCGAACCTCGCCCTGATCGCGGTGTTCACGTACTGGCCGCTCATCAACAACGTCTACTACTCCACCCTGGACTGGACCCTGGGATCGGCCTCCGCCACAGTGGTGGGCCTGGACAACTACGTCACCTTCTTCACCAGCGCCGATGCCGGCAAGGTGCTGGGCACCACCGCCGTCTTTACGCTGGTCACGGTGGGCGGATCCATGGTGCTGGGCCTGTTGGTGTCCCTGGCCCTGAACACCAAGGTCCGCGGCACCACTTTTGCGCGCTCCGCCGTCTTCGCCCCCTACGTCCTGTCCGGCGTCGGCGTGGGACTGGTCTGGTTGTTCATCTTCGACCCGGGCTACGGCGTGCTCGCCTGGCTGCTGCGCGGGATCGGGCAGCACAGCCCGCAATGGATCAACGATCCCCAGCTTTCCCTGGTGATGGTGATCATCGTCTACGTGTGGAAGAACCTCGGCTATTGCGCCGTGGTCTATCTGGCGGGCCTGCAGTCGCTGCCGCAGGACGTCATGGAAGCTGCAGCGCTCGACGGCGCCAACGGCTTCCGCCGTTTCCTGAACATCTCGCTGCCCCTCCTGTCCCCCACCACGTTCTTCCTGCTGATCACCACCATGATCAGCTCCCTGCAGGCCTTCGACCTGATCCGCATCATGACCCCGCTGGGCAACGGCACCAGCACGCTGATCTACGAGGCCTACCTCCAGGCCTTCGGCGCCTACAACCGCGCAGGCTACTCGGCGGCCATCTCGGTGGTCCTGTTCGCCATCCTCCTGGTCATCACGGTGGTCCAATTGCGCTTCGTCGAGCGGAAGGTCCACTACTCATGA